In Haliaeetus albicilla chromosome 30, bHalAlb1.1, whole genome shotgun sequence, a single genomic region encodes these proteins:
- the LOC138683033 gene encoding olfactory receptor 14C36-like, translated as MVKAVLHTQRQQMSNSSSITQFLLLAFADTRELQLLHFGLFLGIYLAALLANGLIITPVASEYFILTVMAYDRYVAICKPLHYGTLLGSRACVHMAAAAWGTGFLYAVLQTANTFSLPLCQDNAVDQFFCEIPQILKLACSDAYLREVGVLVVAVGLAVGCFVFIVLSYGQIFRAVLRIPSEQGRHKAFSTCLPHLAVVSLFISTAMFAYLKPLSLSFPSVDLAVALLYSVVPPALNPLIYSMRSHEIKDALKKLITGCFSEGIKYLLSFA; from the exons ATGGTCAAAGCAG TGCTCCAcacccagaggcagcagatgtccaacagcagctccatcacccagttcctcctcctggcatttgcagacacgcgggagctgcagctcttgcacttcgggctcttcctgggcatctacctggctgccctcctggccaacGGCCTCATCATTACCCCCGTAGCCT CAGAGTACTTTattctcactgtcatggcctacgaccgctacgttgccatctgcaaacccctgcactatgggaccctcctgggcagcagagcttgtgtccacatggcagcagctgcctggggcactGGTTTCCtctatgctgtgctgcagactgccaatacattttcactacccCTCTGCCAAGACAATGCcgtggaccagttcttctgcgaaatcccccagatcctcaagctcgcctgctcagatgcctacctcagggaagttggggTACTTGTAGTTGCTGTCGGTTTAGCtgttgggtgttttgttttcattgtgctgtcctatgggcagatcttcagggctgtgctgaggatcccttctgagcagggacgacacaaagccttttccacctgCCTCCCTCATCTTGCTGTGGTCTCCTTGTTTATAAGTACTGCCAtgtttgcctacctgaagccgCTCTCCTTGTCCTTCCCATCCGTGGACCTGGCAGTGGCATTGCTAtactcagtggtgcctccagccttgaaccccctcatctacagcatgagaaGCCATGAGATCAAGGATGCCCTGAAAAAACTAATCACTGGATGCTTTTCAGAAGGAATAAAGTATCTGTTGTCTTTTGCATAG